From Stegostoma tigrinum isolate sSteTig4 chromosome 4, sSteTig4.hap1, whole genome shotgun sequence, a single genomic window includes:
- the LOC132209529 gene encoding uncharacterized protein LOC132209529, which yields MLRILLTVLVLFGHQIAAEDLEQKAINLCDGIDCPEPVQVIQDKNYKEMQYKHVQWIETKVDGMGLQEAEEIGLKTLLSYAAFHNAEETIVPVTAPWGISGYIENGIILQNHDVFVNVVPQVKSFPAPTDPKVKFGNISAGWYFVRAVDGKLEDKQYEEHVLEFLKDLEEDNQPFEPRFFALNFYSRSGLMEIAFAKTSK from the exons ATGCTGAGGATCCTCTTAACTGTGTTGGTGCTCTTTGGGCATCAAATTGCTGCAGAAGATTTAGAACAAAAGGCGATCAATCTCTGTGATGGGATAGACTGTCCAGAGCCAGTACAAGTCATTCAGGACAAG AATTATAAAGAGATGCAATATAAACACGTCCAATGGATTGAAACAAAGGTTGATGGAATGGGTCTGCAGGAAGCAGAGGAGATCGGATTGAAAACGCTTCTCAGTTATGCAGCTTTTCACAATGCTGAAG AAACAATTGTTCCTGTCACTGCCCCTTGGGGAATTAGCGGATACATCGAAAATGGAATAATTTTACAGAACCATGATGTCTTTGTGAATGTAGTTCCTCAAGTCAAGAGTTTTCCTGCACCTACAGATCCAAAGGTTAAATTTGGAAACATATCTGCTGGTTGGTACTTTGTCAG GGCAGTGGATGGGAAACTGGAGGATAAACAATATGAAGAACATGTGCTTGAATTCCTGAAGGACTTGGAAGAGGACAACCAACCCTTTGAGCCAAGATTTTTTGCTCTTAATTTCTACAGCAGAAGTGGGCTAATGGAAATAGCTTTTGCTAAAACTTCCAAATGA
- the LOC132209564 gene encoding uncharacterized protein LOC132209564 has translation MLTLFLTVSVLFGHQVAARKKVEEVDNFCEELDCLLPETAILENGYEEVTFNPTPWLETAVDGKNLNDAVKAGLDRLFNYSQFNNDEETIVPLTPPWGVIGYIEDGKIQNNFKVFVILPPHAKKAPKPTDTLVQIGQKISAPFYLMAFDESDGSNLSSEQYEGRVFQLMKALEADNRPFDKTFFYIGWFNGHGLMEVAFQKKI, from the exons ATGCTGACACTGTTCTTAACTGTGTCTGTCCTCTTCGGACATCAAGTTGCTGCTCGGAAAAAGGTGGAAGAGGTGGACAACTTCTGTGAAGAACTTGATTGTCTCTTACCAGAGACCGCCATTTTGGAGAAC GGTTATGAAGAAGTTACATTCAATCCGACTCCATGGCTTGAAACAGCAGTTGATGGGAAGAATTTGAATGATGCAGTGAAGGCCGGCCTTGATCGACTTTTCAATTATTCACAGTTCAACAACGATGAAG AAACAATTGTTCCCCTCACTCCACCCTGGGGAGTCATTGGATACATAGAAGATggcaaaatacaaaataatttcaaagtaTTTGTGATATTACCTCCTCATGCCAAAAAAGCACCTAAACCAACAGATACATTGGTTCAAATAGGACAAAAAATCTCTGCTCCGTTTTATCTCAT GGCATTTGATGAAAGTGATGGCAGTAACCTTAGCAGCGAACAATATGAAGGGCGAGTGTTCCAATTGATGAAGGCTTTGGAAGCAGACAACAGACCCTTTGACAAAACTTTCTTTTACATTGGTTGGTTTAATGGACATGGGCTAATGGAAGTtgcctttcaaaagaaaatttga